GTGTCTGTCTTCTGATCGTATGTGACTTTCATGATTCTTCCCTCCAGTACTTTTCGATCTTACTCGTCCGATAGACGGTCACAACTTCTGCAGGCGATCGGTCCACGTCCACAAAGACATGGACAAGATACGTCTTGCCGCCCATCTGGACCTGCGACTGCAAAATGTCCCGGCCCGTTCGTATAGGTAATCGTTGATCGGGCCGCTCCAGCACGCTCCGAACGATGTGCTCCTCGATTCCCCGACGTGCCATCTCCAAGAGGGCATGGGACGTCAGTAGGTATGAGCGAACCGGCTCAGCTTCTGTCATAGTTCACGTTCCTGGCCAAAAATCAAGTGTGGCTTGACTGTCCCTGTACGTTGCAATGATCTCATCCACGTCAGTGCTCGTCTTGCGTCCACAAAGTGGCATCATACTCGCGTGCAGCGGCCAGGATCAGGCTGTCGGCCATGGGCAAGCCCTGCTGCACGGAAAGCAAAGCGGCACTCAACGCCACGGACGCTGTGAGTTCCACACCCTTCTCCTTTCGAACCAGATTCGTCATGCCGATTATATCACCCCTGACGGTTTACTCCATTCTCCCAATGCCTCCAGCACCAGCCGCCGGGTGCGGTATTCGCCGCACTGGCTGATTTCCTTCTCTTTTACCATCTCCCAATTGAAGGGATTGGTACTTTCTTGATGCGATCCCCCCTGGCCAATGGAAGGAGGGATGACGATGGAAAAGAGGTTGACAGTAGTGGTTCTAGGAGGAGCTGGCCTTGCCCGTTGGCAGCCAGAGCCCGGCCTCCAAAGCTTTTTTTACCCAAAAGTGCTTTGAGCTAAAATGGGTAAAAATCTGTCACAGTCCTTACTGATATATGATTACGACTAAAACAAATAAGACTTCGCAGTGAAGCTGAAGGGCCCGGCTGCAATTAAGAGTTGGACTGAGCCGTTTCGGGGTGCAGGTGGCCGCGCCCGGCCAAATCGTCCACGCTGAGGCCGCGGCCTATACGAGGGACTGACCTGGAGCAGGATATTTGGCCAGAGATTCGCTTCTTGGCCCAGAGCGCGATCAATGAACTCGCGAATACGCGGGTCTGCGATGAGGATAAAGGAGCGCACGAAATCGCGGTATTCGTTCAGGACGGCCGCATGCAGGTCAAAGATGGTCATCGGATCAACTCCTTTGTGGGCAAAAGGTTGAAGATAGTTTGACTTTTTGCACACATGGTCGCGGTGACGGGCGAGCATGTCAACGGGATGGTTCGGCTTCCTGAGCAATCGCGGATAACCTTTGGATGCTCCAGGTTTGTTCTGCCAGTTGTATATAGAGTTGCTGACGCTCATCCAGGTCAGCCTTTCTGAAATGGTCATAAGGCTTGAAGGGCAAGCCGCTTCGCTGGATGAATTTCAAAAAGCCGGGGTTGTGTTCGTAACACTTGGGGTGCAGCGACTGCGCCAAGAGGTTCTGCTTGAGGTAGTGTTCCCGCTTTTCTTCGTAGGGCAGGTCGCTGTAACTGGCATTGAATGATTTCGGAAGAAGCAGCAAGCCACCGATGCGATTGCGGTAATCGACAAAGTCAGCGGAATGTGCGAATTCGTCCTGGTGCTGCTCAAAGTGGTCAGCCCAGATATGTTCGACCTCATAGCGAACCTTACCATTGCCTACATACTCAGCGTAGCGGGAAGGCAGTCCGGACTGTCGCTCCAGAAAGTCGGTCATGCGCGCCAGCAGGCGGTGGATCATGTAGCGGTTCATCTTGTGCATGCTGAAACGCTCGTTGGCGCTGAAACTTTCTTCTTCGCGTAGACGTTCGGCGAGTAGATGGGCCAATTCTTCCGGTGACTTGCCGCGCACTTGCTTCATCACAGAGAACATTCCGTACTGCATGGTATTGTACGAGATGCTTTTCCAGTTCCACAGGCGACGCGCTAGCAGGATTTCGATGAAGGTGGCGAGGATGCGAATTTTCTTGAACGCCGTCACCTCGTCATCTTGGGGCCGGATGGCAGCCAGCAGGACGGGGTATTGGAGCGTGAAACCCAGTTGGGCGATGTGGAACAGGTCTTCCAGTCCGGTGGTATATTCCTGGGCGGCCTGTCGCAGACGCCTGTAGCAGCGGGCGTAGAAGCGCATGTCGCCTTCGATGAAGTGGTAAAAGTCATTGCTCTTTTTCAGACCCATCGCTTCCCGATGGTCGCGCACCCAGCGGTGGAATTCTGTGCCCAGGCGGTCGAAATCTTGCGGTTTGGCGTGCTTCTTACGCTCGCGGATGGACTCGGCATACTGACTGCGCAGCCAGGCTTTGAAGAAATCGGCCATCTCGTCGGCTTCAGGTTCGGTCAGGATTTGCTGGACCTGTTTCCAGGCCTGGGCAGCGGCGGTGCGTTTGGACTCATCAGTGATGTTCGCCAGCAGGTAGCCTTTGAGCATGTCGGTCGGCGAGAGGGAAAGACCGCGATCGTTCATGGTCTCGAAGATGGTGTAGGCGTCCTCGTCATTGTAGGCAGTGATTTCGACCAGGTGGACGTTTTCGATGAGCCAGTCCACGAAGTAGGGCAGCGTTTCGTCCTTGATCTCTTCGGGGAAGTGAGCTTCGATATCGCGGTAGCGGGCGTGGATGTTGCGTACCGATTCAATCTGCCCGTTGGGGTCAAACTCCGCGCCGCTGAATAGCGCATCCATGACCGACTGGCGCTCAGGCACATCCAGGTTGAAGGATTTCTTGCCGTATTTGACGGAGAAGATCATATCGGCCACGTCCACTCGGTCTTCGCGGTCACGCTGCAGGTTGTGCAGGTAAATCAACAGCAGGGTGAGTGTGGTCAGGCGCTGCTGGCCGTCAATCAGGAATTTCTGGCCGCCCTTGTTGCTGACGACGATAGGACCCAGGAAGTAATGCCGGTAGGAGGCGACCGCTTCCCGGGGATTGGCCTCGTCATGGTCTTCCAGGAAGCAAGCGGTCAGGTCATCCAGCAGTTCTTCCACCTGCTTGGACTGCCATTTGTACTCGCGCTGGTAGTAGTCAATCGAGTACTTCATGCCTTTGAGCAGTTCTCGTACCGTTTTGGAAATGCCGTGAATTTCCCGTTGTTCATGACTCGATGTGGTCATTGCGGCCTCCCGATTATCTGCGGCCGCGCCCAGGCCTCCAGCACCAGCCGCCGGGTGCGGTATTCGCCGTGTCGGCAACAATACCCGAATGAAGGTGAAGAATGCTCATAGTTCACACTCGTCCAACAGTTGGCGGACAAAACCGACGGCATCCGCCTGCGTTGCAGCATCAGGCCGCCCATAAAGAAACTGTGAGACGCGCCATGGACCGATGGAATGAGAGTCCTGGAAATCCATACGCAAGTATTCCATCGCCCTCATGGCTGTCGAATCCGTCAGCAATGGACGCAAATCCGCCGCCACGTCCGCGACGCCACGACCGTAATTTCGCAGCACGTAGAACAGATCATAAGCATCCTTGTTTTCGCCGCGAATATGGAAGGCCAGCGCCTTGAGCACCACGAACGCCCCAGCCCCGCAGACTCGCATGTCCCGTCCGAGTTCGACCGTTTCGCCAACGATTGTCCGACCACTCAGTGCAACGATTTGGTTGTTCCGAAACGCAAGGTGCAACCCTGGCGCGATGATCGCGGCCCAGTCTTGGGTAAGCGGAAAGAGCCGCCCTGCTTGCGCCTCGGCGTTTTCTTCCGGCTCGATCAAAAAATCCACCGCCACCGGAGGATCGCTGATCCGCCAACGCTGCCGCGTCAGTTGCCCCGCTTCGTTCTTGTCGGGCGCAAATCCAGCACGCCGCAAGCGCTCAGCCACTTCCTGGTATCGTTGTTCTCCCACCAGCGCAAACGCCAGCGCCAGGTCCAAATCCATGGTGCCCACGTATGGCGTGACATGGAGAGGCAACCGCTCCTGGTCAATCAAGAGCGACGGCACCAACCCGCCCACAACCACCAGTTCCGGCATCAAATCCCCAAGCTTCGTAGCCAGATACAGGCAGGTGGCTTTCACCCGCGCCACCTGTTCG
This genomic stretch from bacterium harbors:
- a CDS encoding DUF262 domain-containing protein, which produces MTTSSHEQREIHGISKTVRELLKGMKYSIDYYQREYKWQSKQVEELLDDLTACFLEDHDEANPREAVASYRHYFLGPIVVSNKGGQKFLIDGQQRLTTLTLLLIYLHNLQRDREDRVDVADMIFSVKYGKKSFNLDVPERQSVMDALFSGAEFDPNGQIESVRNIHARYRDIEAHFPEEIKDETLPYFVDWLIENVHLVEITAYNDEDAYTIFETMNDRGLSLSPTDMLKGYLLANITDESKRTAAAQAWKQVQQILTEPEADEMADFFKAWLRSQYAESIRERKKHAKPQDFDRLGTEFHRWVRDHREAMGLKKSNDFYHFIEGDMRFYARCYRRLRQAAQEYTTGLEDLFHIAQLGFTLQYPVLLAAIRPQDDEVTAFKKIRILATFIEILLARRLWNWKSISYNTMQYGMFSVMKQVRGKSPEELAHLLAERLREEESFSANERFSMHKMNRYMIHRLLARMTDFLERQSGLPSRYAEYVGNGKVRYEVEHIWADHFEQHQDEFAHSADFVDYRNRIGGLLLLPKSFNASYSDLPYEEKREHYLKQNLLAQSLHPKCYEHNPGFLKFIQRSGLPFKPYDHFRKADLDERQQLYIQLAEQTWSIQRLSAIAQEAEPSR
- a CDS encoding DUF4258 domain-containing protein; the protein is MTEAEPVRSYLLTSHALLEMARRGIEEHIVRSVLERPDQRLPIRTGRDILQSQVQMGGKTYLVHVFVDVDRSPAEVVTVYRTSKIEKYWREES